The stretch of DNA AGAACTGGGGGCAGGCGCCGACTTCGTCGCACTGTACGCCGCCCAAACAGACACGGAACTGTGGATAGCGGCGCAACTGCGCGGAACCTCCAATCCGCTGCTTTCCTACACATGCCTGGTGCGCGCGGCGAACGGAGCCGAGGTCGCCCGGTCGCGGGTGCTGTATCCCCCCAAACTGGGCGCTCGCCCCAGGACCGAGGCCATGGGCCCCTACGTCCTTGTGCGGTTCAACCTGGCCGAACTCGGCTATCCGCACTCGGTGGTGGTGAGTTTCTCGGTCAACTACCCAGGAGGGAAAACCATTGACCGCATCGGTTGGGTCGTTGTCAACCTGGACTGACGAGGACGCCTCACCCGCCCACGTGGTCCCCTACACGCCGGACTACCGCGACGCGATCCGCCGCATCTACGCCGAAACGGCCTTCTTCGGCGGGCCGGTGGAGACCTACTTTGACGATCGCAACCTCTTTGCAGACCTCGGCATAGACACGTACCTGGACCACTATCCCGAATACGCCTGGGCCGCCGAGAGCGAGGGCCGCATCGTGGGGTACATCGTGGGGTGCCCCCTGGGCGACGGGCAGATGCGCCGCCACAACCTGGCGCGCCTCCCCCACATCCTTGCCCGACTCGCGGCGGGCCGGTATCGCGTGGGCCGCAAAACCCTGGCCTATCTCCGCGACCAGGCGCTCGCCGCGCTTGGCGGAGAACTGCTGGAGATTCGCTCCAACTCCTATCCCGCAAACCTGCACATCAACCTGCTGCCGGCCTACCGTGGCCAC from Chloroflexota bacterium encodes:
- a CDS encoding GNAT family N-acetyltransferase; this encodes MTASVGSLSTWTDEDASPAHVVPYTPDYRDAIRRIYAETAFFGGPVETYFDDRNLFADLGIDTYLDHYPEYAWAAESEGRIVGYIVGCPLGDGQMRRHNLARLPHILARLAAGRYRVGRKTLAYLRDQALAALGGELLEIRSNSYPANLHINLLPAYRGHGLGAALLRAYLGKLASDGVPGVHAVTTERNEAAVHLYRAFGFTVIAEATTHAWKRYVGGPLRLIAFGLRLSPDDFAEASAQTPRQARILCYNDSR